One segment of Gemmatimonadota bacterium DNA contains the following:
- a CDS encoding methyltransferase domain-containing protein, with translation MNAALLAAHGDELLDHPDADPAAVRLSLHHIARANRWFGGWWAVRHGLEALLGGSPRGPLTVLDVGCGAGDLMARAVAWGRARGLALRPVGLERHRAAAALAREGGLPAVLGCAAALPLRARSVDLVIASQLLHHFAPAAITAFCRDADRVARVGVVIADLRRSRLAQAGFWIGSRALGFDPATRHDGITSVQRGFTAAGLRGLLAGAGLPARVERTPGFRLVATWPAARP, from the coding sequence ATGAACGCCGCCCTGCTCGCCGCCCACGGCGACGAACTGCTCGACCACCCCGACGCCGATCCCGCCGCCGTCCGCCTCTCGCTGCACCATATCGCCCGCGCCAACCGGTGGTTCGGCGGCTGGTGGGCGGTGCGGCACGGGCTCGAGGCCCTGCTCGGCGGCTCGCCCCGGGGCCCCCTGACGGTGCTCGATGTCGGCTGCGGCGCCGGCGACCTCATGGCGCGCGCGGTGGCGTGGGGCCGGGCGCGCGGCCTGGCCCTGCGGCCGGTGGGCCTCGAGCGGCACCGCGCCGCGGCGGCGCTCGCACGCGAGGGCGGCCTCCCCGCGGTGCTCGGCTGCGCCGCCGCGCTCCCGCTCCGCGCGCGGAGCGTGGACCTCGTGATCGCGAGCCAGCTGCTGCACCACTTCGCGCCCGCGGCCATCACCGCGTTCTGCCGGGACGCGGACCGGGTGGCGCGCGTCGGCGTGGTGATCGCCGACCTGCGGCGCTCGCGGCTGGCGCAGGCCGGCTTCTGGATCGGTTCCCGCGCCCTGGGCTTCGACCCCGCCACCCGGCACGACGGCATCACCAGCGTGCAGCGCGGCTTCACCGCGGCGGGCCTGCGTGGGCTGCTCGCCGGGGCGGGGCTCCCGGCGCGGGTGGAGCGGACCCCCGGCTTCCGGCTCGTGGCCACCTGGCCCGCCGCGCGCCCCTGA
- a CDS encoding SRPBCC family protein: protein MRTVDERLVAAPADRVFAAAADVEGWPAILPHYRSVRIEERRPDLAIVAMSANRPFGPLNWPTWWTSEMWVDPVRREVRYRHIRGITTGMDVVWTVEPQGAATFVRIVHVWDGPRWPLIRGVAANLVIGPVFVHGIASRTLAGIARAVERAP, encoded by the coding sequence ATGCGCACCGTGGACGAGCGGCTGGTGGCCGCCCCCGCCGACCGGGTCTTCGCCGCCGCGGCCGACGTGGAGGGCTGGCCCGCCATCCTGCCCCATTACCGCTCCGTGCGCATCGAGGAGCGGCGGCCCGACCTCGCCATCGTGGCCATGAGCGCCAATCGCCCGTTCGGGCCGCTCAACTGGCCCACCTGGTGGACCTCCGAGATGTGGGTGGATCCGGTCCGCCGCGAGGTGCGCTACCGGCACATCCGCGGCATCACCACCGGCATGGACGTGGTGTGGACCGTGGAGCCCCAGGGTGCGGCCACGTTCGTCCGGATCGTCCACGTGTGGGACGGCCCGCGCTGGCCCCTCATCCGCGGGGTCGCCGCCAACCTGGTGATCGGCCCGGTCTTCGTGCACGGCATCGCCTCCCGGACGCTCGCGGGCATCGCCCGCGCGGTGGAACGGGCGCCGTAG
- the fabF gene encoding beta-ketoacyl-ACP synthase II → MSDSRRVVITGIGAITPIGTGVEALWDGLGAARSAVGPVTRFDPSPFRSRMAAEVPDFRPGDFLEAKRGKRLDRFGQFSVAAARLALDDGALDLAREDRDRIGAMMGTALGGVAYAEEQYPNYLREGPRGVDPALALTVFAGASSCNLAIEFRITGPNATNGMSCASGTMAIGDGYRAIARGDADVMLAGGAEAPLAPLCFGSFAIIRAMSTRNDDPGAASRPFDKGRDGFVMAEGAAVLLLEERGRALARGARIYAEVTGYGTTNDAHHMTVPRPDGVQAARAMRMALDGAHVTPGEVGYINAHGSSTPLNDPTETGAVRQVFGEAAARIPISGTKGYYGHALGASGAFEAAICALASARRWLPPTVNLTEPDPACDLPYLTGGGLAADPEYILSNSFGFGGINACLVFRRADGR, encoded by the coding sequence ATGTCCGACTCCCGACGCGTCGTCATCACCGGCATCGGCGCCATCACGCCGATCGGCACCGGCGTCGAGGCCCTGTGGGACGGGCTCGGCGCGGCGCGCTCGGCGGTGGGACCGGTGACCCGGTTCGACCCCTCCCCGTTCCGCTCGCGCATGGCCGCCGAAGTGCCGGATTTCCGCCCCGGGGACTTTCTCGAGGCCAAGCGGGGCAAGCGGCTCGACCGCTTCGGCCAGTTCAGCGTCGCCGCCGCCAGGCTGGCCCTCGACGACGGCGCGCTCGACCTGGCACGGGAGGACCGGGACCGGATCGGCGCGATGATGGGCACCGCGCTCGGCGGCGTGGCGTACGCGGAGGAGCAGTACCCGAACTACCTGCGGGAGGGGCCCCGCGGGGTGGACCCGGCGCTCGCGCTCACCGTGTTCGCCGGGGCCAGCAGCTGTAACCTGGCCATCGAGTTCCGCATCACCGGGCCCAACGCCACCAACGGCATGAGTTGCGCCTCGGGCACCATGGCCATCGGCGACGGCTACCGCGCCATCGCCCGGGGCGACGCCGACGTGATGCTGGCGGGCGGCGCGGAGGCGCCGCTGGCCCCGCTCTGCTTCGGCAGCTTCGCCATCATCCGCGCCATGTCCACCCGCAACGACGACCCCGGCGCCGCCAGCCGCCCCTTCGACAAGGGGCGCGACGGCTTCGTGATGGCGGAGGGGGCAGCGGTGCTCCTGCTGGAGGAACGCGGCCGGGCGCTGGCCCGGGGCGCGCGCATCTACGCCGAGGTGACGGGCTACGGCACCACCAACGATGCCCACCACATGACGGTGCCGCGGCCTGACGGGGTCCAGGCCGCCCGCGCCATGCGCATGGCGCTGGACGGGGCACACGTCACCCCGGGCGAGGTGGGGTACATCAACGCCCACGGCAGCTCCACGCCGCTCAACGATCCCACCGAGACCGGCGCGGTCCGCCAGGTCTTCGGCGAGGCCGCGGCGCGGATCCCCATCAGCGGCACCAAGGGCTACTACGGCCACGCCCTCGGCGCGAGCGGCGCCTTCGAGGCGGCCATCTGCGCCCTGGCCAGCGCGCGGCGCTGGCTGCCCCCCACCGTGAACCTGACGGAGCCGGACCCGGCCTGTGACCTGCCCTACCTCACCGGCGGCGGGCTGGCCGCCGACCCGGAGTACATCCTGTCCAACTCGTTCGGCTTCGGTGGCATCAACGCCTGCCTGGTGTTCCGGCGGGCGGACGGGCGGTAG
- the ccsA gene encoding cytochrome c biogenesis protein CcsA produces MIPDAARARSVMTRGMVLTLLGLLAQVAMTVMTFAFTPMEARQGLAQKIFYVHVPAATMALFVAVPATAIAGLLYLWLHDVRLDRFAAASAEVSTVFCLIVLLTGPLWGKPVWGTWWTWDGRLTLTLFLFFLLLGYHTLRSALRDPSDRARFSAVLGVMGLVLVPFIHMSVYIWRGLHPKPVVIKPSAPSLPPEMLRTLMVGFAAGLLLYLGFVVLRYGIQLSRDAREAAHAG; encoded by the coding sequence ATGATCCCTGATGCCGCCCGCGCCCGCTCCGTGATGACCCGGGGCATGGTGCTGACGCTGCTCGGCCTGCTGGCGCAGGTCGCGATGACCGTGATGACCTTCGCCTTCACACCCATGGAGGCCCGCCAGGGCCTGGCGCAGAAGATCTTCTACGTCCACGTGCCCGCCGCCACCATGGCGCTCTTCGTGGCGGTGCCGGCCACCGCCATCGCCGGGCTCCTCTACCTCTGGCTGCACGACGTCCGGCTCGACCGCTTCGCGGCGGCGAGCGCCGAGGTGTCCACCGTGTTCTGCCTCATCGTGCTCCTGACCGGCCCGCTCTGGGGCAAGCCGGTGTGGGGCACCTGGTGGACCTGGGACGGCCGCCTGACCCTGACGCTGTTTCTCTTCTTCCTGCTGCTGGGCTACCACACGCTCCGCTCCGCCCTCCGCGACCCGAGCGACCGGGCCCGTTTCAGCGCGGTGCTCGGCGTGATGGGATTGGTGCTGGTGCCGTTCATCCACATGAGCGTGTACATCTGGCGCGGCCTGCACCCCAAGCCGGTGGTCATCAAGCCCAGCGCGCCGAGCCTGCCGCCCGAGATGCTCCGGACGCTCATGGTGGGATTCGCGGCGGGCCTGCTGCTCTACCTCGGGTTCGTGGTGCTGCGCTACGGCATCCAGCTTTCCCGTGACGCCAGGGAGGCCGCCCATGCAGGCTGA
- a CDS encoding heme exporter protein CcmB — protein sequence MGKGLRHALAIAGKDLRVELRTRTSLLSAAVFAVLVLMVFNFARDPTAVATVDLAPSVLWVTVAFASVVAMNRAFTVERENGAFDGLLLAPVSREMLYVGKYLANLAFVLVVEAITLPLFVLFFNVGLGSALPGLLATLLLATIGFVAVGTLFSAMVVKTRFAELMLPILLLPFMVPPLVFAVKTTVPLFAGRPLSEVVPGLRFLALYDVAFVTLSVLLFSAVVDE from the coding sequence GTGGGTAAGGGGCTGCGCCACGCGCTGGCGATCGCGGGGAAGGACCTCCGGGTGGAGCTGCGCACCCGCACCAGCCTGCTGTCGGCGGCGGTGTTCGCGGTGCTGGTGCTGATGGTGTTCAACTTTGCCCGCGACCCGACCGCGGTGGCCACCGTGGACCTGGCGCCCAGCGTGCTGTGGGTGACCGTGGCGTTCGCCTCGGTGGTGGCGATGAACCGCGCCTTCACGGTGGAGCGCGAGAACGGCGCCTTCGACGGGCTGCTGCTCGCGCCGGTGTCGCGCGAGATGCTCTACGTCGGGAAGTACCTCGCCAACCTGGCCTTCGTGCTGGTGGTCGAGGCGATCACGCTGCCACTGTTCGTGCTGTTCTTCAACGTCGGCCTCGGCTCGGCGCTGCCGGGGCTGCTGGCCACCCTGCTGCTGGCCACCATCGGCTTCGTGGCGGTGGGCACCCTGTTCAGCGCGATGGTGGTGAAGACCCGCTTCGCCGAGCTGATGCTGCCGATCCTGCTGCTGCCGTTCATGGTGCCGCCGCTGGTCTTCGCGGTGAAGACCACCGTCCCCCTCTTTGCCGGCCGTCCGTTGAGCGAGGTGGTCCCGGGGCTTAGGTTCCTTGCGCTCTATGACGTGGCCTTCGTGACCCTCTCGGTGCTCCTCTTTTCCGCCGTGGTGGATGAATGA
- a CDS encoding ABC transporter ATP-binding protein, with product MPPASAPLVTARGLARRYGPVHALRGLDLDLHPGDVLLLLGPNGAGKSTLLRSLAGLLRPQAGTVTVAGRTLSGDDPDARRPIGLLSHQSLLYDELTLLENLVLAGRLYDIPDPRARAEELLARQALLERKDDRPRQLSRGMQQRAAIARALVHDPRLLLLDEPFTGLDAVAGDRLRALLREHCTGERAMVVVTHHASEAWDLATRVGILTGGRWAYLEPRPADLGAFHQIYQELARG from the coding sequence ATGCCGCCCGCTAGCGCGCCGCTCGTCACCGCCCGGGGCCTGGCGCGGCGCTACGGCCCGGTGCACGCCCTGCGCGGGCTGGACCTCGACCTGCACCCCGGCGACGTCCTGCTGCTGCTCGGGCCGAACGGGGCGGGGAAGTCCACCCTGCTCCGCTCGCTCGCGGGACTGCTGCGGCCGCAGGCGGGCACGGTCACGGTGGCGGGGCGGACCCTCTCGGGTGACGATCCCGACGCGCGCCGGCCGATCGGGCTGCTCTCGCACCAGTCGCTGCTCTACGACGAGCTGACGCTGCTGGAGAACCTGGTGCTGGCAGGCCGGCTGTACGACATCCCGGATCCCCGGGCCCGGGCGGAGGAACTGCTGGCGCGGCAGGCGCTGCTGGAGCGGAAGGACGACCGGCCGCGGCAGCTCTCCCGCGGCATGCAGCAGCGCGCGGCGATCGCGCGGGCGCTGGTCCACGACCCGCGACTGCTGCTGCTCGACGAGCCGTTCACCGGGCTCGACGCCGTGGCCGGCGACCGCCTGCGCGCGCTGCTGCGCGAGCACTGCACCGGGGAGCGGGCCATGGTGGTGGTCACCCACCACGCCTCGGAGGCGTGGGACCTCGCCACCCGGGTGGGGATCCTCACCGGCGGCCGCTGGGCCTACCTCGAGCCGCGACCCGCCGACCTCGGCGCGTTTCACCAGATTTACCAGGAGCTGGCCCGTGGGTAA
- a CDS encoding response regulator: MGSPPARRRVLFVEDEPALRQSYERAFQVRYHAVFAASGREALERFAESAPEVVVLDLRLPDTDGIALLRQFRQARPDLPVVITSAYMSLEPQLEVLALPHHGYLVKPFDLTDLARHIDAAR; the protein is encoded by the coding sequence ATGGGTTCTCCCCCAGCCCGCCGGCGGGTACTCTTCGTCGAGGACGAACCCGCCCTGCGCCAGAGTTACGAGCGCGCCTTCCAGGTCCGGTACCACGCGGTGTTCGCCGCGTCCGGCCGGGAGGCGCTCGAGCGCTTCGCCGAGTCGGCGCCGGAGGTGGTGGTGCTCGACCTCCGGCTCCCCGACACGGACGGCATCGCGCTGCTGCGGCAGTTCCGCCAGGCGCGGCCCGACCTCCCGGTGGTGATCACCTCCGCCTACATGAGCCTGGAGCCCCAGCTCGAGGTGCTCGCCCTGCCGCATCACGGATACCTGGTGAAGCCCTTCGACCTGACCGACCTCGCCCGCCACATCGATGCCGCCCGCTAG
- a CDS encoding STAS domain-containing protein: protein MQATQPAVLELAAPEHLGLESRTIFRQSAVGLLEQLPERTGRLVIDLRGTRTVDSAGLGALMLIQRKASERRQVVVLKRPNDELRFLLVLTKLDDLFEVEADAA, encoded by the coding sequence ATGCAGGCGACCCAACCCGCAGTCCTCGAACTCGCCGCCCCCGAACATCTCGGGCTCGAAAGCCGCACGATCTTCCGCCAGAGCGCGGTGGGCCTGCTGGAGCAGCTGCCGGAGCGCACCGGCCGGCTGGTGATCGACCTGCGCGGCACCCGGACGGTGGATTCCGCCGGTCTCGGCGCCCTGATGCTGATCCAGCGCAAGGCCTCGGAGCGGCGCCAGGTGGTGGTGCTCAAGCGGCCCAACGACGAGCTCCGCTTCCTGCTGGTGCTGACCAAGCTCGACGACCTCTTCGAAGTCGAGGCCGACGCGGCGTAG
- the acs gene encoding acetate--CoA ligase has protein sequence MTDQISTLLQEHRRFAPPADFAAQANAQPDLYEAARRDRLAFWEEQARALDWMTPWHTVLEWTPPHARWFVGGQLNVAVNCVDRHLGTARRNKAAIIWEGEPGDRRTITYWELHREVGRCANALRKLGVKKGDRVAIYLPMIPEAAIAMLACARIGAVHSVVFGGFSAESLRDRINDAQAVCLITADGGYRRGAVLPLKRFADDAIAQCPTIKDVVVVQRRPGAAAGDESFANIVEGRDHWWHRLLDQASPECPAETVDAEDLLFILYTSGTTGKPKGIVHTTGGYLTQVAATMKYVFDLKESDLFWCTADVGWVTGHSYVVYGPLANGATVLMYEGAPDWPERDRFWKIIARYGVTIFYTAPTAIRAFMKWGEQLPARHDLSTIRLLGTVGEPINPEAWIWYQQHIGGGRCPIVDTWWQTETGGIMITPLPGVVTTKPGSATIPFPGISAQLVDQKGVPLPQGGGLLVLTEPWPGMLRTIYGDDERYRQTYWSKFGDKYFAGDGAKLDEDGYWWILGRVDDVLNVAGHRIGTMEVESALVDHPSVAEAAVVGKHHDLKGQAIAAFVTLKEGNRPTAELKDDLKDHVARKIGAIARPDDILFSADLPKTRSGKIMRRLLKDIAEGRALGDTTTLADPTVVARLKDQYESEEG, from the coding sequence ATGACCGACCAGATCTCGACGCTGCTCCAGGAGCACCGCCGTTTCGCGCCCCCGGCCGACTTCGCGGCCCAGGCCAACGCCCAGCCCGACCTCTACGAGGCCGCCCGCCGCGACCGGCTGGCCTTCTGGGAAGAGCAGGCCCGGGCCCTCGACTGGATGACGCCCTGGCACACGGTGCTCGAGTGGACCCCCCCGCACGCCCGGTGGTTTGTTGGCGGCCAGCTCAATGTGGCCGTGAACTGCGTCGACCGGCACCTCGGCACCGCGCGCCGCAACAAGGCGGCGATCATCTGGGAGGGCGAGCCCGGCGACCGCCGGACCATCACCTACTGGGAGCTGCACCGCGAGGTGGGCCGCTGCGCCAACGCCCTCCGCAAGCTGGGGGTGAAGAAGGGGGACCGGGTCGCCATCTACCTCCCCATGATTCCCGAGGCGGCCATCGCGATGCTGGCCTGCGCCCGCATCGGCGCCGTGCACTCGGTGGTCTTCGGCGGGTTCAGCGCCGAGTCGCTGCGCGACCGGATCAACGACGCCCAGGCGGTCTGCCTCATCACCGCCGATGGCGGGTACCGGCGCGGCGCGGTGCTGCCGCTCAAGCGCTTTGCCGACGACGCGATCGCCCAGTGCCCGACGATCAAGGACGTCGTCGTGGTCCAGCGGCGGCCGGGGGCCGCCGCCGGCGACGAGTCGTTCGCCAACATCGTCGAGGGACGGGACCACTGGTGGCACCGGCTGCTCGACCAGGCCTCCCCCGAGTGTCCCGCCGAGACGGTCGACGCCGAGGACCTGCTCTTCATCCTCTATACCAGCGGCACCACGGGCAAGCCCAAGGGGATCGTGCACACCACCGGCGGCTACCTCACCCAGGTGGCCGCCACGATGAAGTACGTCTTTGACCTCAAGGAAAGCGATCTCTTCTGGTGCACCGCCGACGTGGGGTGGGTCACCGGCCACTCCTACGTGGTGTACGGCCCGCTCGCCAACGGGGCCACGGTGCTCATGTACGAGGGCGCCCCCGACTGGCCCGAGCGCGACCGCTTCTGGAAGATCATCGCCCGCTATGGCGTCACCATCTTCTACACGGCGCCCACCGCCATCCGCGCCTTCATGAAGTGGGGGGAGCAGCTTCCCGCCAGGCACGACCTCTCGACCATCCGCCTCCTCGGCACCGTGGGCGAGCCGATCAATCCCGAGGCGTGGATCTGGTACCAGCAGCACATCGGCGGGGGCCGCTGCCCCATCGTCGACACCTGGTGGCAGACGGAGACCGGCGGGATCATGATCACGCCCCTCCCCGGCGTGGTCACCACCAAGCCCGGCTCGGCCACGATCCCCTTCCCGGGCATCTCCGCGCAGCTGGTGGACCAGAAGGGCGTCCCGCTGCCGCAGGGCGGCGGGCTGCTGGTGCTGACCGAACCGTGGCCCGGGATGCTGCGCACCATCTACGGCGATGACGAGCGCTACCGGCAGACCTACTGGTCCAAGTTCGGCGACAAGTACTTCGCGGGGGACGGCGCCAAGCTCGACGAGGACGGGTACTGGTGGATCCTGGGCCGGGTGGACGACGTGCTCAACGTGGCCGGGCACCGGATCGGCACCATGGAGGTCGAGAGCGCGCTGGTGGACCACCCCTCGGTGGCGGAGGCGGCCGTGGTCGGCAAGCACCACGACCTCAAGGGCCAGGCCATCGCCGCGTTCGTGACGCTCAAGGAAGGCAACCGCCCCACCGCCGAGCTCAAGGACGACCTCAAGGACCACGTCGCCCGGAAGATCGGCGCCATCGCGCGTCCCGACGACATCCTCTTCTCCGCCGACCTGCCCAAGACCCGCAGCGGCAAGATCATGCGCCGGCTGCTCAAGGACATCGCCGAAGGCCGGGCCCTGGGGGACACCACGACCCTCGCCGACCCGACGGTGGTCGCCCGCCTCAAGGACCAGTACGAGAGCGAGGAAGGGTAG
- a CDS encoding DUF411 domain-containing protein, which translates to MAVLSAAAAPAPRTGAPPTITVYHSPTCGCCKEWITYLKANGFTVKSVEQDDVSPIKAELGVPRKLVSCHTAMVAGYVIEGHVPAGDIQRLLREKPRVVGLSAPGMPPASPGMDMGKDPYEVVAFDARGGSTLWARH; encoded by the coding sequence ATGGCCGTGCTTTCCGCGGCCGCCGCGCCGGCGCCCCGCACCGGGGCGCCGCCGACGATCACCGTGTACCACTCGCCGACCTGCGGCTGCTGCAAAGAGTGGATCACGTATCTCAAGGCCAACGGGTTCACGGTCAAGTCGGTGGAACAGGACGATGTCTCGCCGATCAAGGCGGAACTCGGCGTCCCCCGGAAGCTGGTCTCGTGCCACACCGCGATGGTGGCGGGATACGTGATCGAGGGGCACGTGCCCGCCGGCGACATCCAGCGGCTGCTCCGCGAGAAGCCCAGGGTGGTGGGCCTCTCCGCGCCTGGCATGCCGCCCGCCTCGCCGGGCATGGACATGGGGAAGGACCCGTACGAGGTCGTGGCCTTCGACGCGCGCGGTGGCTCGACGCTGTGGGCCCGGCACTAG
- a CDS encoding potassium transporter Kup, producing MSDQHGHAPPSGKALAALSLAALGVVYGDIGTSPLYALKECFGAAHGIPPTRENVLGVLSLIVWAMNFVVSYKYIAEVMRADNRGEGGILALLALVRGEDSRRRTVLVMLGLFGAALLYGDGVITPAISVLGALEGIEYATPVLTTWVVPLTVIILIGLFLFQRRGTARVGVVFGPIMIVWFLCIAALGIHGILREPGVLAALNPWYAVDFFIRDGLQGFLILGAVVLVITGGEALYADMGHFGKRPIRLAWYSMVLPALMLNYLGQAAMLLQQPEKVVNPFYALVPERLLYPMVVIATLAAIVASQALISGAFSLTQQAVQLGYSPRVTIKHTSESEKGQIYVPEINWALMVACIWLVLTFRNSSNLAAAYGIAVTGTMGITTVLFGVVAREKWGWTRAKVLWMCGLFLLVDAAFFLANLVKFAEGGWFPIVVAIGVFTLLSTWKRGRTRLSSIMESNSLPMELFLGDAVKRCARVPGTAVFMTSHPGGAPPVLLHHVKHNKVLHEQVVLMSVKTEDVPYVADEDRLSCEDLGQKFYVVTVRFGFMESPDVQAALRGLQAFGVSVRPLETTYYLGRETLIVTPEKTPRPDDAPPALSLWRKRLFVIMTRNAQTATTFFNLPPNRVVEMGAQIQF from the coding sequence GTGAGCGACCAGCACGGCCACGCGCCCCCGTCCGGGAAGGCCCTGGCGGCGCTGTCGCTGGCGGCTCTCGGCGTCGTCTACGGCGACATCGGCACCAGCCCGCTCTACGCCCTCAAGGAGTGCTTCGGCGCCGCCCACGGCATCCCGCCCACGCGGGAGAACGTGCTGGGGGTGCTCTCGCTCATCGTCTGGGCGATGAACTTCGTGGTCTCCTACAAGTACATCGCGGAAGTGATGCGGGCCGACAACCGGGGCGAGGGGGGCATCCTCGCCCTGCTGGCCCTGGTGCGCGGGGAGGACAGCCGGCGCCGGACCGTGCTGGTGATGCTCGGGCTCTTCGGCGCCGCGCTGCTCTACGGCGACGGCGTGATCACCCCCGCCATCTCGGTGCTCGGCGCCCTCGAGGGCATCGAGTACGCCACCCCGGTGCTCACCACCTGGGTGGTCCCGCTGACCGTGATCATCCTCATCGGGCTGTTCCTTTTCCAGCGCCGGGGTACCGCCCGCGTGGGGGTGGTGTTCGGCCCCATCATGATCGTCTGGTTCCTCTGCATCGCGGCCCTCGGCATCCACGGCATCCTGCGGGAGCCGGGCGTGCTGGCGGCGCTCAACCCCTGGTACGCCGTGGACTTCTTCATCCGCGACGGGCTGCAGGGGTTCCTCATCCTGGGCGCGGTGGTGCTGGTGATCACCGGTGGCGAGGCGCTCTACGCCGACATGGGGCACTTCGGGAAGCGCCCGATCCGGCTGGCCTGGTACTCCATGGTGCTCCCGGCGCTGATGCTCAACTACCTGGGCCAGGCCGCGATGCTGCTGCAGCAGCCGGAGAAGGTGGTCAACCCGTTCTACGCCCTGGTGCCGGAACGGCTGCTGTACCCGATGGTCGTGATCGCCACGCTGGCGGCGATCGTGGCCAGCCAGGCGCTGATCTCGGGGGCCTTCTCCCTCACGCAGCAGGCGGTGCAGCTCGGCTACTCGCCGCGGGTGACCATCAAGCACACCTCCGAGAGCGAGAAGGGCCAGATCTACGTGCCGGAGATCAACTGGGCCCTGATGGTGGCCTGCATCTGGCTGGTGCTGACCTTCCGGAACTCGAGCAACCTCGCCGCGGCCTACGGCATCGCGGTCACCGGGACCATGGGCATCACCACCGTGCTCTTCGGCGTGGTGGCGCGCGAGAAGTGGGGCTGGACCCGGGCCAAGGTGCTGTGGATGTGCGGGCTGTTCCTGCTGGTGGACGCGGCGTTCTTCCTGGCCAACCTGGTGAAGTTCGCGGAGGGGGGCTGGTTCCCGATCGTGGTGGCCATCGGGGTCTTCACCCTGCTGAGCACGTGGAAGCGCGGCCGCACCCGGCTCTCCAGCATCATGGAGAGCAACTCCCTGCCGATGGAGCTCTTCCTGGGCGACGCCGTCAAGCGCTGCGCCCGCGTGCCGGGCACCGCGGTGTTCATGACCTCCCATCCCGGCGGTGCGCCACCGGTGCTGCTGCACCACGTGAAGCACAACAAGGTGCTCCACGAGCAGGTGGTGCTGATGTCGGTGAAGACGGAGGACGTGCCGTACGTGGCGGACGAGGACCGGCTGAGCTGCGAGGACCTGGGCCAGAAGTTCTACGTCGTCACGGTGCGGTTCGGCTTCATGGAGAGCCCGGACGTGCAGGCCGCGCTGCGCGGGCTGCAGGCGTTCGGCGTCTCGGTCCGGCCGCTCGAGACCACCTACTACCTGGGGCGCGAGACCCTGATCGTCACCCCTGAGAAGACGCCCCGCCCCGACGACGCGCCGCCCGCGCTGTCCCTGTGGCGCAAGCGCCTGTTCGTCATCATGACCCGCAACGCCCAGACCGCCACGACGTTCTTCAACCTCCCCCCCAACCGGGTGGTGGAGATGGGGGCGCAGATCCAGTTCTAG
- a CDS encoding DsbA family protein, whose product MAAASSGLNRFYVLLGATAVAAAAALAFVTLRKPDVSIPANVVVQAADTTGFSGYYLGSDSAPITVTEYADYECPACQQWYTIQFPTIEERLIRTGQVRWRYRDFPLDMHRNSRPASHAAACASEQGKYWEMSHRIYSWEPNWTLKADGNGIFRDHAKALGLDMARYDSCMETAKFAGRIQAGRNEGGQVGVGSTPTFLINGRLYPGGGAVHYDMLKAMLDSLGRTTSR is encoded by the coding sequence ATGGCGGCCGCCTCAAGCGGGTTGAACCGCTTCTATGTCTTACTCGGCGCCACGGCGGTGGCCGCCGCCGCCGCGCTGGCGTTCGTGACCCTGCGCAAGCCCGACGTCAGCATCCCCGCGAACGTGGTGGTGCAGGCCGCGGACACCACGGGCTTTTCCGGGTACTACCTGGGCTCCGACAGCGCGCCGATCACGGTGACGGAATACGCCGACTACGAGTGTCCCGCCTGCCAGCAGTGGTACACCATCCAGTTCCCGACCATCGAGGAACGGCTGATCCGGACCGGCCAGGTGCGCTGGCGCTACCGCGACTTCCCGCTGGACATGCACCGCAACTCGCGCCCCGCGTCGCATGCCGCCGCCTGCGCCAGCGAGCAGGGCAAGTACTGGGAGATGAGCCACCGGATCTACTCCTGGGAGCCCAACTGGACCCTCAAGGCGGATGGCAACGGCATCTTCCGGGACCACGCCAAGGCCCTGGGCCTCGACATGGCGCGCTACGACAGCTGCATGGAGACCGCCAAGTTCGCCGGCCGGATCCAGGCCGGCCGCAACGAGGGCGGCCAGGTCGGGGTCGGGTCCACGCCGACCTTCCTGATCAACGGCCGGCTCTACCCCGGTGGCGGCGCGGTGCACTACGACATGCTCAAGGCGATGCTCGATTCGCTCGGTCGCACCACCTCCCGCTAG
- a CDS encoding OsmC family protein gives MTNPNLRFATLDWNRGLVFTGGAPGGPAITVDGDSVAGPSPVVLLLVAAAACSGADVVSILEKMRVKLAACRVEVTGTRREADPRRFLAMHLVFRLAGEGLDAARAERAIALSLEKYCSVVHTLAPDVALTHELILA, from the coding sequence ATGACCAACCCCAACCTGCGGTTCGCCACCCTGGACTGGAACCGGGGCCTCGTCTTCACCGGCGGGGCCCCCGGCGGGCCGGCCATCACCGTGGATGGCGACTCCGTGGCGGGGCCCAGCCCGGTGGTGCTGCTCCTGGTGGCGGCGGCGGCGTGCAGCGGGGCCGACGTGGTGTCGATCCTGGAGAAGATGCGGGTGAAGCTGGCGGCCTGCCGGGTGGAGGTGACCGGTACCCGCCGCGAGGCGGATCCCCGGCGGTTCCTGGCCATGCACCTCGTGTTCCGCCTGGCCGGCGAGGGGCTCGACGCGGCCCGCGCCGAGCGGGCGATTGCGCTGTCGCTCGAGAAGTACTGCTCGGTGGTGCACACCCTCGCGCCCGATGTGGCGCTGACCCACGAGCTCATCCTCGCATGA